The DNA window GGGACCGCAGGCGCGGCCGTCGCCGGATCCGCCCTCGCCGATCCCGCCGCCGCCGCGGCGGCGGCCCCCGCCGGATCGTCCGGGCGGGCGTATGGCGGGAGCCGCCGCCTGCGGGTCCCCGCCGACGACGTCCGGCACGCGCGCACCTGGATGTCCTGGCCTGCGAGCCGCTCCATCAGGGGCCGGCAGTTGTCCGGTGTGCAGCACGACATCGCCGGGATCGCCAAGGCGGTGACCGGCTTCGAACCGGTGATCATGTGCGCGGTAGACGAGGATGCCGCGGATCAGGCCCGCACGATGTGCGGCCCCGGCATCACGGTGACCACTGACGAGGTCCCCACCGACGACCTGTGGATGCGCGACAGCTGCGCGGTGTTCCGCACGGATGGCACCGGCCGTGTCTCCGCCGTCCGAGGAGACCGACGCCAAGGGCCGCCCGCTCCAGGTCATCACCCTGCAGGGACCGCAGCACACCCGGTCGAGGAACCGCGATCTGGTCGACTCGTACCTGAACTTCCACCTCGTCAACGGCGCCGTCATCACCGCCCGGTTCGGCGACCCGCGCGCGGACGCGGCGGCCGAGGCCAAGCTCGCGAGCGCCTTCCCCGGACGCGTCGTGGTCCAACTCGACGTCGACCGCCTGATGGGCGGCGGCGGAGGCATCCACTGCTCGACGATGCAGCAGCCCGCGTCCCAGCCGGTCCGACCGGACGACCGGACGACCGGCCGGACCGTCGCCGGTGACGCGGCGCCGTCCCCGGCGGCATCCCCTCCTCCGCGTGCCCATTCGGGAGTCCCCGTGCACCCCTCCGGTGTCCCGCCCCTGTCCCGGCCCGCCTTCCAGCCCCCTCGCGCCGGACATATCCGCAGCGCGTCGGCGGACACGGATACCGGGTCGCGGCCCTGCTCGGGATCGGCGGCATGGGGTGGGTGTACCTGGCGTACACGCCCGGCGGACGGCCGGTGGCACTCAAGGTCGTCCGGCCGGAGTATGCCGCCGACCCCGAGTTCCGCGTGCGGTTCGCCCACGAGGTGGCCAACGCGCGGCGCATCCACGGCTTCCTCACCGCGCCCGTGGTGGACGCCGCGCCGACGCGGAGCTGCCCTGGCTCGCCGGCACGTACGTGCCGGCCCCTCGCTGCGGCAGGTCGTCGACGCCCGCGGCCCGCTGCCCACCCGTACGGTACTGCTGCTGATCGGTGGCATCGCCGAAGCCCTCCAGGAGATCCACCGCGTCCACGTCGTGCACGGCGATCTCAAGCCCGCCGACGTCCTGGTCACCGCCGACGGGCCGCGCGTCATCGACTTCGGCATCGCCCGCGCCGCCGACACCGTCGCACTCACCGGTGTCGGCATCGGCAACGGAAATCGGCCAGACCCGCGCGGAGGCTCCATCGGACGCCGCGGCCCGCACCCGGCGCCTGACCGCCGAAGGGCCCCGCCGTCAGGCCGGGCCCGCGTCCGTGCGGGATTCCACCACCGCGCCCGCGAACACCGCCGCGGTCAGGCAGATCGCCACGATGGCCTCCGCCCACAGGAAGGCCAGGTAGTCCAGCAACGACCCGATCGGCGGGTTGCCGGGCGCGGTGTTGCGGAACGCGGCCAGGGCGAACAGCGTCGCCGCCATCCACCCCAGCGCGGGCCAGACCAGCCCGCGGCGGCCGCCGACCATCACCTTCGCGCCGATGAAGACGGCGATGGCCAGTGCCCACATCGCCACGATCATGAACACTGCGAACAGCAGGACCGTCCTGGACCGCTGCACGCCGAGGTCGAACCCGGCGACGCCGTGCTCGTTGGCCGCGTCGACGTCGATCGCGAAGAGCGCGTCGACGTTGACGAGGGTCATGGAGACCGGGACCGCCGCGCCGTCGGCCGTCGCGGAGAACGCGATGTCGGTGGCGTATTCGTCGAAGGGGTAGTCGGTGACCGCTCCCCCGGCCAGGGCGACGGGCACGTCCTTGGCGTCCACGCGAGTGTGGGCCGGGAACGTGAGGTCGCCGCGCACGTCCTGCGAGGTTCGCAGGACCAGGTCCTGGGACGTCAGCAGGCCGTCCTCCTCGGCGAGGCGCCCGCGCGGGGTGACCATGACGCGCAGGGTGAGCTCCCGCGCCGCCGCGTCGACGCGCTGCACGGTGGCCCTGACGTCGATGCGGTCGGGCGCGGGGTTCGGGGCGTGGTAGGTGGTGTCCAGCGCGATCCGCTCACCGACCTGCATCCACACCCCGACGGCCAGGATGAGTGCGACGACCATGGAGCCGACGACCGTGGCCGCGATACGTCGGCGGCTCCAGTGGCCTCGGGACGGACCTTTCACGCGCGCCTCCGCACTGGTGGACTGGGCAGTGCCCGGACGGGCGCCGCGGAAAGCCGGTCAGGCCACGGGTGCGGTCGGCTGGTCGTGGGTCGCGCAATGGATGCCGCCGCCACCAGAGGCGATGACGTCGATCCGCACGGGGACGATGTCGCGGGTCGGGAAGTGGTCCTTGAGGATCTGCCCGGCGCGGTCGTCGGCGGCCCCGTCGCCGAACTTCGGGAAGAAGACGGCCTTGTTGCCGATGTAGAAGTTGGCATACGAAGACAGGAAATCGTCGCCGCGGCCGTTGGTCCTGGCGGGGTCGGGCTGCGGGAGGTCGACCACCTCGATGGTCTTGCCGCGCGCGTCGGTGGCGTCCTTCAGGACGCTGCGGGCCTGCGCGGCCGACATCGACCACGAGTCCTCGGGCTCGCCGGGGAACGCGGTGTCCAGCAGGACGACGCCGGGAGCGACGAACCGCACCAGCGCGTCCACATGGGCATCGGTGATGTCCTGGCCCCTGACCCCGTCGAACCAGATCATCGTGGTGACCCCGAGCAGCCTCTTCAACTCGTCCTCGATCTGCTGCCGGGTCTTGTCCGGGTTGCGGTTGGTGTTGACCAGTGAGCTCTCGGTGGCCAGCAGTGTCCCGGCG is part of the Embleya scabrispora genome and encodes:
- a CDS encoding DUF4436 family protein, yielding MVVALILAVGVWMQVGERIALDTTYHAPNPAPDRIDVRATVQRVDAAARELTLRVMVTPRGRLAEEDGLLTSQDLVLRTSQDVRGDLTFPAHTRVDAKDVPVALAGGAVTDYPFDEYATDIAFSATADGAAVPVSMTLVNVDALFAIDVDAANEHGVAGFDLGVQRSRTVLLFAVFMIVAMWALAIAVFIGAKVMVGGRRGLVWPALGWMAATLFALAAFRNTAPGNPPIGSLLDYLAFLWAEAIVAICLTAAVFAGAVVESRTDAGPA
- a CDS encoding agmatine deiminase family protein → MAGVGAGTFGLAACSDSSGDAAQVPAPSGGPSENPSAPGSPSPTRVGRRFGAEWEPHARTFMSWPASTGIWDTDLPAVRTDIARLARAIAATEPLVMLARPDQADAAESACGSDVEVVPIAVDDLWARDTAPVFVEDGGRLRGVDLDFNGWGDKQAHANDALVAREVLARYGISRDRTWIVGEGGALETDGAGTLLATESSLVNTNRNPDKTRQQIEDELKRLLGVTTMIWFDGVRGQDITDAHVDALVRFVAPGVVLLDTAFPGEPEDSWSMSAAQARSVLKDATDARGKTIEVVDLPQPDPARTNGRGDDFLSSYANFYIGNKAVFFPKFGDGAADDRAGQILKDHFPTRDIVPVRIDVIASGGGGIHCATHDQPTAPVA